A genomic stretch from Procambarus clarkii isolate CNS0578487 chromosome 14, FALCON_Pclarkii_2.0, whole genome shotgun sequence includes:
- the LOC123772672 gene encoding larval/pupal cuticle protein H1C-like → MLNNNDQASDHVPSKSGLSNSCHALPVVATFCHAEPVVATFCHALPIVATFCHAQPVVATFCHALPVVATFCHAQPVVATFCHALLALATFCHAQPVVATFCHARPVVATFCHARPVVATFCHARPVVATFCHARPVVATFCHARPVVATFCHAQPVVATSCHANLPWQEATF, encoded by the coding sequence CCTCAGATCATGTGCCATCAAAATCAGGCTTGTCCAACTCCTGCCATGCTCTACCAGTTGTGGCAACCTTCTGCCATGCTGAACCAGTTGTGGCAACCTTCTGCCATGCTCTACCGATTGTGGCAACGTTCTGCCATGCTCAACCAGTAGTGGCAACTTTCTGCCATGCTCTACCAGTAGTGGCAACTTTCTGCCATGCTCAACCAGTAGTGGCAACCTTCTGCCATGCTCTACTGGCTTTGGCAACCTTTTGCCATGCTCAACCAGTAGTGGCAACCTTCTGCCATGCTCGACCAGTAGTGGCAACCTTCTGCCATGCTCGACCAGTTGTGGCAACCTTCTGCCATGCTCGACCAGTTGTGGCAACCTTCTGCCATGCTCGACCAGTTGTGGCAACCTTCTGCCATGCTCGACCAGTTGTGGCAACCTTCTGCCATGCTCAACCAGTTGTGGCAACCTCCTGCCATGCCAACCTTCCATGGCAAGAAGCTACATTTTGA